In one window of Crocosphaera subtropica ATCC 51142 DNA:
- a CDS encoding NF041680 family putative transposase → MNNNIKKLQKFRNDTYNLLGFAKDSTYDLMDAVLTTKTAYSLADFSLSPLFRRQWSSTYESLQDCRPNRSKLMKRYLKEIPINDSLYVTLAIDHTANPRLDSPTLKDRGYHHSPKNFQKVTEGHNYSTIAWIPEDSRSWALPLRHERITSFETPISKATWQLKQVRRSVNYPILALLDSEYGNASWVNQTVDVEVDCLIRIRSNCCLYGAPGQYSGRGRPRKHGDKFKLNDKLTWWDATEIVELNDDKLGKIKVRKWSQLHFLKSSSVNMTLILVERLETNKKGSLQKPLWLVFIGKQKLDILPLELLWKKYLRRFTVDHWYRFIKQRLHWTLPALSTPHQCERWSDLMPLITWQLWLAKDLVEEKYLPWQKPQKNLSPGRVAQSMFGLLVEIGTPARTPKPRGKSPGWESGQVRTKRTRYPVIKKRKSPDKKAKKKKT, encoded by the coding sequence ATGAATAATAACATAAAAAAACTTCAAAAATTCAGAAATGATACCTATAATCTACTAGGGTTCGCCAAAGATTCCACTTATGATTTAATGGATGCAGTTTTAACCACTAAAACTGCTTACTCATTGGCAGATTTTTCTCTTTCTCCATTATTTAGAAGACAATGGTCTTCTACTTATGAATCGTTACAAGATTGCCGTCCAAACCGTTCCAAGTTAATGAAGAGATATCTCAAAGAAATCCCTATTAATGACTCATTATATGTTACACTAGCTATAGATCATACAGCCAATCCTAGACTAGATTCTCCTACTTTGAAAGACCGAGGCTATCATCATTCACCCAAAAACTTTCAAAAAGTAACTGAAGGACATAATTATAGTACCATAGCTTGGATACCTGAAGATAGTAGAAGCTGGGCTTTACCCTTAAGACATGAAAGAATAACCAGTTTTGAAACACCAATTAGTAAAGCAACTTGGCAATTAAAACAAGTAAGAAGAAGTGTTAATTATCCAATTTTAGCTTTATTAGATAGCGAATATGGAAATGCTTCATGGGTTAATCAAACAGTAGATGTAGAAGTAGATTGTCTAATCAGAATACGCTCAAATTGCTGTTTATACGGTGCGCCTGGACAGTATAGCGGTCGAGGACGGCCAAGAAAACATGGGGATAAATTTAAGCTAAATGACAAATTAACTTGGTGGGATGCAACAGAAATAGTTGAGCTTAATGATGATAAGCTGGGTAAAATAAAAGTCAGGAAATGGTCACAGTTACATTTCCTTAAATCCTCATCGGTAAACATGACACTGATTTTAGTGGAGAGACTAGAAACTAATAAAAAAGGGTCACTTCAAAAACCATTATGGTTGGTTTTTATTGGGAAACAGAAACTAGATATACTTCCCTTAGAATTACTGTGGAAAAAGTATTTAAGACGTTTTACTGTCGACCATTGGTATCGATTTATTAAACAAAGATTACATTGGACATTACCAGCACTTAGCACACCTCATCAATGTGAAAGATGGAGTGATTTAATGCCATTAATAACTTGGCAATTATGGCTGGCTAAAGATTTAGTTGAAGAAAAATATCTCCCTTGGCAAAAACCTCAAAAAAACTTAAGTCCGGGAAGGGTTGCACAGTCAATGTTTGGACTTTTAGTAGAGATTGGAACACCAGCACGAACTCCCAAACCCCGTGGAAAATCCCCAGGATGGGAATCTGGTCAAGTAAGAACTAAAAGAACCCGTTATCCTGTCATTAAAAAACGAAAAAGTCCTGATAAAAAAGCTAAAAAGAAGAAGACTTAG